The DNA region TTACGGACAAGAATATTATCCAAACCGAGTGAAAGACGGGTTACGGGTTGATTTATTTCATGAGCAATTCCTGCGGAAAGCCTACCCAGAGATTCTAATTTGGATTTCTGGATAAGAAGAGCTTGCTGCTGTTCCCTTTTTTTTAATTCCTGTTGAACTCGAATTTCCAGAGAACGATTTATCTCCGTGATCTGCTCTTCAACATTTTTCTGCTGGATGTTCTCCTGTTTTTTCAAACGATAAAGATAGAATAATAACATTGCTACAATAAAGATCAAACCCGAAATGAAAACAAGGAAATTTCTGAATTGGATTTGTTTTTCCTGTTCTTTAGTGAGAAGTTCTATCTCTTTTTCTTTTTTTTCGGTTTCATACTTGATCTGCATTTCAGAGATTCTTTTTGTCAGATCATCACTAAAAAGCGAATCATTCAAAGCTGCATAAAGTTTAAAATAATCGAAAGCTTTTTTATAATTCATTTTTTTGTAAAATGCATTTGAAATACTTTTATAACCTGAAAGAAGTAGTTCAGAGGAATTAATTTCACGAGCAAATTTTATACTTTCCAGATAATAATTCAGAGCTTTTTCGATATTCTCCAATTTGAAAAAAACATCCCCTAAATCTTTATAAGTTGATGCCAGACCATTTTTGCTGTTGATTTCTGTTTGCAATTTTTTTGCTTTCAAGTAATGAGCTAAAGCAGTTTCCATATCATTCTTATAAAAATAAATATTACCAATTGCTCCCAAAAGATCTGCAATTCCTTTCTTATCACCTATTTCCTTACGGATCAATAAAGCTCTTTTATAATATTCAAGGGCTGTTGCATAGTCTTTATTATGAGAATAAATTTGACCTATCGTTAAAAGCGAATAAGCAATACCGGATCTATTATTTATCTCTTTTTGGATCTTTAATGATTTCTGATAATATTCCAGGGCTTTGTCTTCGTTTCCAATATCAGAATGAACATTTCCGATATTATTCAAGGTAATAGCGGTTCCTCTTTTATCACCGATTTCTTCCTTAATTTTCAAGGACTTCAAATAAAATTCCAGCGTCTTTTCATAATTACTCATACTTGAGAAGACATTCCCAATTTCATTTAAAGTAAAAGCAATTCTCTTCTTATCTTTGATCTCTTCTCTGATTTGCAGGGCATGATATAAAAAATCCAGTGCTTTTTCATAATCTCCCTGATCCTTATAGATTTTTCCAATATTATGTAATGTTCTTGCTGTTCCAGACTTTGCTCCTAACTTTTCTTTTATCCTTAATGATCGTTGAAAAAAATCTAATGCTTGCTCGAGATCGTTCAAGTAATAATATGAATCTCCTATATTATTTAAACATTTGGAAATCTGAAATTCATCTGCTCTTGATTCATAGATTTTCAAGGCTTTTGAATAAGATTCTATAGCTTCAAGATAATTATCAGAAATAAAATACCCTCCTCCAATCCTCATGTAAGCTGTAACTTTCCCTTTTTCATAATTTAAGGTTTCTGCTAATTTCAAAGCTTGATTTCCATAATCAAGTGCAGTTGAAGGTTGATCATAAATTAACTCCCCTGTCAGAGAATTTAAAATATCTACTTTTTCTTTTCCTTCAGCTTTTTTTAGTTCAATTTGTAAACTGTCGATTTTTGTTTGAGAGGAAAATATATTCAGAGATAAAATGACAGCAAAAAAAGTAACAAAGAATCTCATTATTTCACCTTCTTCAACAACAAATCCACAATTCCCATATTATAGCCTTTCGAGGAAAAGATGATCTCATTTTTCTCATCGAGTACAAAAATGACCGGATATTCATTTTCCGAGAAATTTTCTTTGATGATCTTCTTCCCCTTTTTAAGGATAAAATCCTGATTTACGGATAGATCTGAATTTTCTCGATTTTCGGAATAAACAATGATAACCGAGTT from Candidatus Cloacimonadota bacterium includes:
- a CDS encoding tetratricopeptide repeat protein, whose protein sequence is MRFFVTFFAVILSLNIFSSQTKIDSLQIELKKAEGKEKVDILNSLTGELIYDQPSTALDYGNQALKLAETLNYEKGKVTAYMRIGGGYFISDNYLEAIESYSKALKIYESRADEFQISKCLNNIGDSYYYLNDLEQALDFFQRSLRIKEKLGAKSGTARTLHNIGKIYKDQGDYEKALDFLYHALQIREEIKDKKRIAFTLNEIGNVFSSMSNYEKTLEFYLKSLKIKEEIGDKRGTAITLNNIGNVHSDIGNEDKALEYYQKSLKIQKEINNRSGIAYSLLTIGQIYSHNKDYATALEYYKRALLIRKEIGDKKGIADLLGAIGNIYFYKNDMETALAHYLKAKKLQTEINSKNGLASTYKDLGDVFFKLENIEKALNYYLESIKFAREINSSELLLSGYKSISNAFYKKMNYKKAFDYFKLYAALNDSLFSDDLTKRISEMQIKYETEKKEKEIELLTKEQEKQIQFRNFLVFISGLIFIVAMLLFYLYRLKKQENIQQKNVEEQITEINRSLEIRVQQELKKREQQQALLIQKSKLESLGRLSAGIAHEINQPVTRLSLGLDNILVRKSMHKLDDQYLDNKCNELFKDIERIRSIIEHIRTFSRDQSSSSLERIDPNEVINNSIQLIRTQYRNHDVHLHLDLSEKIGYILGNRFKLEQVVLNMLSNSKDAVDEKFDKIPESRNMKKIKIRTYAENNKINIEIEDNGLGIPDYEKEKIFDPFYTTKSTDKGTGLGLSISYGIIREMEGEISVESEFGKFTKMKIKLPRI